A single window of Streptomyces aquilus DNA harbors:
- a CDS encoding ATP-binding cassette domain-containing protein, translating into MRTPHDPYVRVRGAREHNLKNVDVDIPRDVLVVFTGVSGSGKSSLAFGTVYAEAQRRYFESVAPYARRLIHQVGAPKVGEITGLPPAVSLEQRRAAPTSRSSVGTVTNLSNSLRMLFSRAGDYPAGAERLESDAFSPNTAAGACPECHGLGRVHRTSEELLVPDPSLSVRDGAIAAWPGAWQGKNLRDILDALGYDVDRPWRELPAEQREWILFTDEQPVVTVHPVRDAERIQRPYQGTYMSAHRYVMKTFSDSKSPTLRAKAERFLSSAPCPACGGSRLRPEALAVTFAGRTIAELAALPLTDLAGHLVADGETARVLTDDLRSRIAPVLELGLGYLSLDRATPTLSAGELQRLRLATQLRSGLFGVVYVLDEPSAGLHPADTEALLTVLARLKAAGNSVFVVEHHLDVVRGADWLVDVGPLAGEHGGRVLHSGPVADLASVEESATARYLFDRSPVPVREVRSPGGQLKVGPVSRHNLRAVTAEFPLGVLTAVTGVSGSGKSTLIGEITEDLAGVGRLVSVDQRPIGRTPRSNLATYTGLFDVVRKEFAATEEARRRGFGVGRFSFNVSGGRCETCQGEGFVSVELLFLPSTYAPCPDCGGARYHPETLEVTYRGRNIAQVLDLTVESAADFFADTPAVARSLRTLLDVGLGYLRLGQPATELSGGEAQRIKLASELQRGRRGHTLYLLDEPTTGLHPADVDVLMRQLHGLVDTGNTVIVVEHDMSVVAGADWVIDLGPGGGDQGGRIVAAGPPTEVARTEGSATATYLARALG; encoded by the coding sequence ATGCGCACCCCACATGACCCGTATGTCCGTGTCCGCGGTGCCCGGGAGCACAACCTGAAGAACGTGGACGTCGACATCCCACGGGACGTGCTCGTCGTCTTCACCGGGGTCTCAGGGTCCGGGAAGTCGTCGTTGGCGTTCGGGACCGTGTACGCGGAGGCTCAGCGGCGGTATTTCGAGTCGGTGGCGCCGTATGCGCGGCGGCTGATCCATCAGGTCGGGGCGCCGAAGGTCGGGGAGATCACCGGGCTGCCGCCGGCCGTGTCGCTGGAGCAGCGGCGGGCCGCGCCGACGTCGCGGTCGTCGGTCGGGACGGTCACCAACCTGTCGAACTCGCTGCGGATGCTGTTCTCGCGGGCCGGCGACTACCCAGCGGGGGCCGAGCGGCTCGAGTCGGACGCGTTCTCGCCGAACACGGCCGCCGGGGCCTGTCCGGAGTGCCATGGGCTGGGGCGCGTGCACCGGACCAGTGAGGAGCTGCTCGTACCCGACCCCTCGCTGTCCGTCCGGGACGGGGCGATCGCCGCCTGGCCCGGGGCCTGGCAGGGCAAGAACCTGCGCGACATCCTCGACGCGCTCGGGTACGACGTGGACCGGCCCTGGCGTGAACTCCCCGCCGAGCAGCGGGAGTGGATCCTGTTCACGGACGAGCAGCCGGTCGTCACCGTGCACCCGGTGCGGGACGCCGAACGCATCCAACGGCCCTACCAGGGCACGTACATGAGCGCGCACCGGTATGTCATGAAGACCTTCTCGGACTCCAAGAGCCCGACCCTGCGGGCGAAGGCGGAGCGGTTTCTGAGCAGTGCGCCCTGTCCGGCGTGCGGGGGCAGCCGGCTGCGGCCGGAGGCGCTGGCGGTGACGTTCGCGGGGCGGACCATCGCCGAGCTCGCCGCCCTGCCGTTGACCGATCTGGCCGGGCATCTCGTCGCGGACGGTGAGACCGCCCGTGTCCTCACCGACGACCTGCGGTCCCGTATCGCCCCCGTCCTCGAACTCGGCCTCGGCTACCTGAGCCTCGACCGGGCCACCCCCACCCTCTCCGCGGGTGAACTCCAACGCCTGCGCCTGGCCACCCAGTTGCGCTCGGGCCTGTTCGGTGTGGTGTACGTCCTCGACGAACCGTCCGCCGGACTCCACCCGGCCGACACGGAGGCCCTTCTCACCGTCCTGGCGCGGCTGAAGGCGGCGGGCAACTCGGTGTTCGTGGTGGAGCACCACCTCGACGTCGTGCGGGGCGCGGACTGGCTGGTGGACGTGGGGCCGCTCGCCGGTGAGCACGGTGGCCGGGTGCTGCACAGCGGACCGGTGGCGGACCTGGCCTCGGTCGAGGAGTCGGCCACCGCCCGGTATCTCTTCGACCGCTCGCCCGTCCCGGTGCGTGAAGTACGCAGCCCCGGCGGGCAGTTGAAGGTCGGCCCCGTCTCCCGGCACAACCTGCGCGCCGTGACCGCGGAGTTCCCGCTCGGCGTCCTCACCGCCGTGACCGGCGTCTCGGGTTCGGGCAAGTCCACGCTCATCGGGGAGATCACGGAGGACCTCGCGGGCGTGGGCCGGCTCGTCTCGGTCGACCAACGGCCCATCGGACGTACTCCGCGCTCCAACCTCGCCACCTACACCGGCCTGTTCGACGTCGTCCGCAAGGAGTTCGCGGCGACGGAGGAGGCCCGTCGGCGCGGCTTCGGTGTGGGGCGGTTCTCCTTCAACGTCAGCGGCGGGCGCTGCGAGACCTGCCAGGGCGAGGGGTTCGTCAGCGTGGAGCTGCTGTTCCTGCCGAGCACCTACGCCCCGTGCCCGGACTGCGGCGGCGCCCGCTACCACCCCGAGACCCTCGAAGTGACGTACCGGGGGCGGAACATCGCGCAGGTGCTGGACCTCACCGTGGAGTCCGCGGCGGACTTCTTCGCGGACACCCCGGCCGTCGCGCGCAGCCTGCGCACCCTGCTCGACGTGGGCCTCGGCTATCTGCGCCTCGGCCAGCCCGCCACCGAACTCTCCGGCGGGGAGGCACAGCGCATCAAGCTCGCGAGCGAACTCCAGCGCGGCCGCCGCGGCCACACCCTCTACCTCCTCGACGAGCCCACCACCGGCCTGCACCCCGCTGACGTCGACGTCCTGATGCGCCAACTGCACGGCCTCGTCGACACCGGGAACACCGTCATCGTCGTCGAGCACGACATGTCGGTCGTCGCGGGCGCGGACTGGGTGATCGACCTGGGCCCGGGCGGCGGCGACCAGGGCGGGCGGATCGTCGCGGCCGGACCGCCGAC
- a CDS encoding LLM class flavin-dependent oxidoreductase: MTEVSLSQQTVRFSVLDRSRTREGHSNAEALRDTVRFAREVEALGYHRFWVSEHHGVPGVAGSAPTVLAAAVAAATGRIRVGTGGVMLPNHRPLVVAEQFGVLESLFPGRIDMGLGRSVGFTDGVRKALGRDKDDADAFAAQLDELLGWFTGTSPTGVHARPAEGLSVPPFVLAMGEGAAIAARAGLPMVIGDLRNREKMRRGIDHYRAHFRPSPWASEPYVVISGTIAVAATPEEAHHLLIPEAWSMAHSRTHGTFPPLPPADRVASLPMSPRERGFYESGLTGHIAGTEDQVAHELETVLKETAAQEVLVTTSTYDRDALLDSYRRLASIVSD; this comes from the coding sequence ATGACAGAGGTGAGCCTCAGCCAGCAGACCGTCCGGTTCTCCGTCCTCGACCGTTCCCGCACCCGCGAGGGGCACTCGAACGCCGAGGCGCTGCGGGACACCGTGCGGTTCGCGCGGGAGGTGGAGGCGCTCGGCTATCACCGGTTCTGGGTGTCGGAGCATCACGGCGTGCCCGGTGTCGCCGGTTCCGCGCCGACGGTCCTGGCGGCGGCCGTGGCGGCGGCGACGGGGCGTATCCGGGTCGGCACGGGTGGTGTGATGCTGCCGAACCACCGGCCCCTGGTCGTGGCCGAACAGTTCGGCGTGCTGGAGTCCCTCTTCCCCGGCCGCATCGACATGGGCCTGGGCCGCTCGGTCGGCTTCACGGACGGCGTCCGCAAGGCGCTGGGCCGCGACAAGGACGACGCCGACGCCTTCGCCGCCCAGCTCGACGAACTGCTCGGCTGGTTCACCGGCACCTCCCCGACCGGGGTCCACGCCCGCCCCGCGGAGGGCCTGAGCGTCCCGCCCTTCGTCCTCGCGATGGGCGAGGGCGCCGCCATCGCCGCCCGGGCGGGCCTGCCGATGGTCATCGGCGACCTCAGGAACCGCGAGAAGATGCGCCGCGGCATCGACCACTACCGCGCCCACTTCCGCCCCTCCCCCTGGGCGAGCGAGCCGTACGTCGTCATCTCCGGCACGATCGCCGTGGCCGCGACTCCCGAGGAGGCCCACCACCTCCTGATCCCCGAGGCCTGGTCGATGGCCCACTCCCGCACCCACGGCACGTTCCCGCCCCTGCCCCCGGCCGACCGCGTCGCCTCCCTCCCGATGTCCCCCAGGGAGCGCGGCTTCTACGAGTCCGGCCTCACCGGCCACATCGCGGGCACCGAGGACCAGGTCGCCCACGAGCTGGAGACGGTACTGAAGGAGACGGCCGCCCAGGAGGTCCTGGTCACGACGAGCACGTACGACCGCGACGCCCTGCTGGACTCCTACCGACGGCTGGCCTCGATCGTCTCCGACTAG
- a CDS encoding GTP-binding protein gives MPPHDRLPVTVLSGFLGAGKTTLLNHVLANREGLRVAVIVNDMSEVNIDAALVRGGEAALSRTEERLVEMTNGCICCTLRDDLLEEVDRLAREGRFDHLLIESSGISEPLPVAATFAFARDDGATLGDVARLDTMVTVVDAANFLPELDSGDELAERGLAPFEDDERTVSDLLVDQIEFADVLVLNKLDLVDADAAARLRATLRRLNPVARIVDARHARVDLGQVLGTGLFDLDRAQQAPGWVQELNGEHVPETEEYGVSSTVFRSELPFHPTRLWDFVTQDLDGGAHGRVLRSKGFFTLASRPLVTGLWSQSGSVARFEPSAARDEEAPYAQELVFIGTGLDHAGLHRALTTCLMTPDDCAPFPDPFPAWDTYGIDDSCEHEHTLTA, from the coding sequence ATGCCTCCCCACGACCGCCTGCCGGTCACCGTCCTGTCCGGGTTCCTCGGGGCGGGCAAGACCACGCTGCTCAACCATGTGCTGGCCAACCGCGAGGGCCTGCGGGTCGCCGTGATCGTCAACGACATGAGCGAGGTCAACATCGACGCCGCGCTGGTGCGGGGCGGCGAGGCCGCGCTGTCGCGCACCGAGGAACGCCTGGTCGAGATGACCAACGGCTGCATCTGCTGCACGCTGCGCGACGACCTGCTGGAGGAGGTCGACCGGCTGGCCCGGGAGGGCAGGTTCGACCACCTGCTCATCGAGTCGTCGGGCATCTCCGAACCCCTGCCCGTCGCGGCCACCTTCGCCTTCGCCCGCGACGACGGGGCCACGCTCGGGGACGTCGCCCGCCTGGACACCATGGTCACGGTCGTGGACGCGGCCAACTTCCTGCCCGAGCTGGACAGCGGCGACGAACTCGCCGAGCGCGGCCTCGCGCCCTTCGAGGACGACGAACGCACGGTGAGCGATCTGCTCGTGGACCAGATCGAGTTCGCGGACGTCCTGGTCCTCAACAAGCTCGACCTGGTCGACGCCGACGCCGCGGCCCGCCTGCGCGCGACCCTGCGCCGCCTCAACCCCGTCGCCCGGATCGTCGACGCCCGCCACGCCCGCGTGGACCTCGGACAGGTCCTGGGCACCGGGCTGTTCGACCTGGACCGCGCACAGCAGGCGCCGGGCTGGGTCCAGGAGCTCAACGGCGAGCACGTCCCCGAGACCGAGGAGTACGGCGTCTCCTCCACCGTCTTCCGCTCCGAACTCCCCTTCCATCCAACCCGGTTGTGGGACTTCGTGACGCAAGACCTCGACGGCGGCGCCCACGGCCGCGTCCTGCGCTCGAAGGGCTTCTTCACCCTCGCGAGCCGCCCGCTGGTGACGGGCCTGTGGTCCCAGTCGGGCTCGGTGGCCCGCTTCGAGCCCTCGGCGGCACGCGACGAGGAGGCGCCGTACGCGCAGGAGCTGGTGTTCATCGGCACGGGCTTGGACCACGCGGGTCTGCACAGGGCACTCACGACCTGCCTCATGACGCCGGACGACTGCGCGCCCTTCCCTGACCCCTTCCCCGCATGGGACACGTACGGGATCGACGACTCCTGCGAGCACGAGCACACCCTGACGGCCTGA
- the rpmF gene encoding 50S ribosomal protein L32 gives MAVPKRKMSRSNTRHRRAQWKAATPSLVPVTIDGVRHLVPQNLVKAYERGLLRPEG, from the coding sequence ATGGCTGTCCCCAAGCGGAAGATGTCCCGCAGCAACACCCGCCACCGCCGCGCGCAGTGGAAGGCGGCCACGCCGTCGCTGGTGCCCGTCACGATCGACGGCGTACGTCACCTCGTACCGCAGAACCTGGTCAAGGCGTACGAGCGCGGCCTGCTGCGCCCCGAAGGCTGA
- a CDS encoding LNS2 domain-containing protein — translation MTDSSERPLAVFDLDNTLADTAHRQHFLERQPRDWDGFFAAAPADPPLPQGIALVLEHAAECEVVYLTGRPERCRQDTRDWLAAQGLPDGRVYMRRDNDRRPARRTKLETLRRLGRTRDVRVLVDDDELVCADAEQAGFTVVRARWTAPSAALKNAQEREGRT, via the coding sequence GTGACCGACAGCAGCGAGCGCCCCCTGGCCGTGTTCGACCTCGACAACACCCTCGCGGACACCGCCCACCGGCAGCACTTCCTGGAACGGCAGCCGCGCGACTGGGACGGCTTCTTCGCCGCCGCGCCCGCCGACCCGCCCCTCCCGCAGGGCATCGCGCTGGTCCTGGAGCACGCGGCGGAGTGCGAGGTCGTCTACCTCACCGGCCGGCCCGAGCGCTGCCGCCAGGACACGCGGGACTGGCTGGCCGCGCAGGGGCTGCCCGACGGCCGCGTTTACATGCGGCGGGACAACGACCGCAGGCCCGCCCGGCGCACCAAGCTGGAGACCCTCCGCCGCCTCGGTCGCACCCGGGACGTCCGGGTGCTGGTCGACGACGACGAACTGGTCTGCGCGGACGCCGAGCAGGCCGGTTTCACGGTGGTACGGGCCCGCTGGACCGCCCCTTCCGCCGCGCTGAAGAACGCGCAGGAGCGGGAGGGGCGGACCTGA
- a CDS encoding dodecin, with protein sequence MTNHTYRVTEIVGTSPDGVDQAISNGISRASQTLRNLDWFEVTQVRGQIENGQVAHWQVGLKVGFRLEESD encoded by the coding sequence ATGACGAATCACACCTATCGGGTGACCGAGATCGTCGGCACCTCGCCCGACGGCGTCGACCAGGCGATCAGCAACGGGATCAGCCGCGCCTCCCAGACCCTCCGCAACCTCGACTGGTTCGAGGTGACGCAGGTGCGGGGCCAGATCGAGAACGGTCAGGTCGCGCACTGGCAGGTGGGCCTGAAGGTCGGCTTCCGCCTGGAGGAGTCGGACTGA
- the egtD gene encoding L-histidine N(alpha)-methyltransferase, translating to MSPFLLTRTLPEDATEAALRADVLNGLTRTPKTLPPKWFYDAHGSELFDRITELEEYYPTRAEREILVARAGEIAAATGARTLVELGSGSSEKTRYVIDALTELHTYVPVDVSESALTQAGHALIAERPALSVHALIADFTAELALPETPGPRLVAFLGGTIGNLLPAERAVFLASVRALLSPGDALLLGTDLVKDEKVLVRAYDDAAGVTAAFNKNVLTVVDRELGADFDPGAFDHVALWDAEHEWIEMRLRSRTAQTVKIPALDLAVDFAAGEELHTEISAKFRKEGVRSELSAAGLELSHWWTDEEGRFALSLSRVR from the coding sequence GTGAGTCCGTTCCTTCTCACCCGCACCCTGCCCGAGGACGCCACCGAGGCCGCCCTGCGCGCCGACGTCCTCAACGGCCTGACCCGCACCCCGAAGACGCTCCCGCCGAAGTGGTTCTACGACGCCCACGGCAGCGAACTCTTCGACCGGATCACCGAGTTGGAGGAGTACTACCCCACCCGCGCCGAGCGCGAGATCCTCGTCGCCCGCGCCGGGGAGATCGCCGCGGCGACCGGGGCCCGCACCCTGGTCGAACTGGGCTCCGGCTCCTCGGAGAAGACGCGGTACGTCATCGACGCGCTCACCGAGCTGCACACGTACGTGCCGGTCGACGTCAGCGAGAGCGCGCTCACCCAGGCCGGTCACGCGCTCATCGCCGAGCGGCCGGCGCTGAGCGTGCACGCGCTCATCGCGGACTTCACCGCCGAACTGGCCCTGCCCGAGACGCCGGGCCCCCGGCTGGTCGCCTTCCTCGGCGGCACGATCGGCAACCTGCTGCCGGCCGAGCGGGCGGTATTCCTGGCCTCGGTCCGCGCCCTGCTCTCCCCCGGCGACGCCCTGCTGCTCGGCACGGACCTCGTGAAGGACGAGAAGGTGCTGGTCAGGGCGTACGACGACGCGGCGGGCGTGACGGCCGCGTTCAACAAGAACGTCCTGACCGTCGTCGACCGCGAGCTGGGCGCCGACTTCGACCCCGGCGCCTTCGACCATGTGGCGCTGTGGGACGCGGAGCACGAGTGGATCGAGATGCGGCTGCGGTCCCGCACCGCACAGACGGTGAAGATCCCGGCGCTGGACCTCGCCGTGGACTTCGCGGCGGGCGAGGAGCTGCACACCGAGATCTCGGCGAAGTTCCGCAAGGAGGGCGTGCGGTCCGAACTGTCCGCCGCGGGGCTTGAGTTGTCCCACTGGTGGACGGACGAGGAGGGCCGTTTCGCGTTGTCGCTGAGCCGGGTGCGGTGA
- the egtC gene encoding ergothioneine biosynthesis protein EgtC translates to MCRHLAYLGPEEPLGRLLVTPAHGLYRQSWAPRRQRYGTVNADGFGVGWYAPGDPVPARYRRAGPIWADQSFADLARVVRASALLAAVRDATLSGADAEAAAAPFASGPWLFSHNGAVKGWPRSLAPLTETLPAADLLAMEARNDSAFVWALVLARLRAGDEEGQALADTVLEVAEAAPGSRLNLLLTNGESIAATAWGDTLWYLASPGRSTVVASEPYDDDPHWQEVPDRTLLAASGTDVLLTPLKEPSMEPPKEPRT, encoded by the coding sequence ATGTGCCGTCACCTGGCCTACCTGGGGCCCGAGGAGCCGCTCGGCAGACTCCTGGTGACGCCGGCGCACGGCCTGTACCGGCAGTCGTGGGCGCCGCGGCGCCAGCGGTACGGTACGGTCAACGCCGATGGTTTCGGGGTCGGTTGGTACGCACCGGGCGACCCGGTACCGGCCCGCTACCGGCGGGCGGGCCCGATCTGGGCGGACCAGTCCTTCGCCGACCTCGCGCGAGTCGTCCGCGCCTCCGCCCTCCTCGCGGCGGTCCGGGACGCGACGCTCTCGGGCGCGGACGCCGAGGCGGCTGCGGCCCCGTTCGCGAGCGGGCCGTGGCTGTTCAGCCACAACGGCGCCGTCAAGGGCTGGCCCCGCTCCCTGGCACCGCTGACGGAGACCCTTCCGGCAGCGGACCTGCTGGCGATGGAGGCCCGCAACGACTCGGCGTTCGTGTGGGCGCTGGTCCTCGCCCGGCTCCGGGCGGGCGACGAGGAGGGGCAGGCGCTGGCCGACACGGTCCTGGAGGTCGCCGAGGCGGCCCCCGGGTCCCGGCTGAACCTGCTGCTCACCAACGGCGAGTCCATCGCCGCGACCGCCTGGGGCGACACGCTCTGGTATCTCGCGAGCCCCGGCCGCAGCACGGTCGTGGCCTCCGAGCCGTACGACGACGATCCGCACTGGCAGGAGGTCCCCGACCGCACCCTGCTCGCGGCCAGCGGCACGGACGTGCTGCTCACGCCGCTCAAGGAACCGTCCATGGAACCACCGAAGGAGCCCCGCACGTGA
- the egtB gene encoding ergothioneine biosynthesis protein EgtB has product MTDDAETLRVRALTTLTTARDRTTLLTSCVDDPDLTAQHSPLMSPLVWDLAHIGNQEELWLLRGVAGREAMRPEIDGLYDAFEHPRAERPKLPLLPPVEARQYAAEVRGRVLDLLESTDFHGTRLTEAGFAFGMIAQHEQQHDETMLITHQLRKGPQALTAPDPAPAPLYTGPAEVLVPGGPFMMGTSDEPWALDNERPAHRREVAPFWIDTAPVTNEAYQEFIEDGGYWVDRWWSPAGWAHIREHSIDAPLFWRRDGDQWLRRRFGVTEVVPPDEPVVHVSWYEAEAYARWAGRRLPTEAEWEKAARHDPTTDRSMRYPWGDADPAPEHANLGQRHLRPAPAGSYPEGESPLGVRQLIGDVWEWTASDFLPYPGFRAFPYKEYSEVFFGPEYKVLRGGSFAVDPVACRGTFRNWDYPIRRQIFSGFRTARSAEGV; this is encoded by the coding sequence ATGACCGACGACGCCGAGACGCTCCGCGTACGGGCGCTGACCACTCTCACCACGGCCCGCGACCGCACGACGCTGCTGACCAGCTGCGTCGACGACCCCGACCTCACCGCCCAGCACTCGCCGCTGATGTCCCCGCTGGTGTGGGACCTCGCCCACATCGGCAACCAGGAGGAGCTGTGGCTGCTGCGGGGGGTCGCGGGCCGGGAGGCGATGCGCCCGGAGATCGACGGCCTGTACGACGCCTTCGAGCACCCGCGCGCCGAACGGCCCAAGTTGCCGCTGCTGCCGCCCGTCGAGGCCCGGCAGTACGCGGCGGAGGTGCGCGGCAGGGTCCTGGACCTGCTGGAGTCGACCGACTTCCACGGCACCCGGCTCACCGAGGCCGGTTTCGCCTTCGGGATGATCGCCCAGCACGAACAGCAGCACGACGAGACGATGCTGATCACCCATCAGCTCCGCAAGGGCCCCCAGGCCCTGACCGCGCCCGACCCGGCCCCGGCCCCGCTGTACACCGGTCCGGCCGAAGTCCTCGTCCCCGGCGGCCCGTTCATGATGGGCACCTCGGACGAGCCCTGGGCGCTGGACAACGAACGCCCCGCGCACCGGCGTGAGGTGGCGCCGTTCTGGATCGACACCGCTCCGGTCACGAACGAGGCGTACCAGGAGTTCATCGAGGACGGCGGCTACTGGGTCGACCGCTGGTGGTCGCCGGCCGGCTGGGCGCACATCCGGGAGCACTCGATCGACGCCCCGCTGTTCTGGCGCCGGGACGGCGACCAGTGGCTGCGCCGGCGGTTCGGCGTCACCGAGGTGGTCCCGCCCGACGAGCCGGTGGTGCACGTGAGTTGGTACGAGGCCGAAGCGTACGCCCGCTGGGCGGGGCGCCGGCTGCCGACGGAGGCCGAGTGGGAGAAGGCCGCCCGGCACGACCCGACCACGGACCGCTCGATGCGTTACCCGTGGGGCGACGCCGACCCGGCGCCCGAGCACGCCAACCTCGGCCAGCGGCATCTGCGCCCGGCCCCGGCCGGCAGCTACCCCGAGGGTGAGTCGCCGCTGGGGGTACGCCAGTTGATCGGCGACGTGTGGGAGTGGACGGCGAGCGACTTCCTGCCGTACCCGGGCTTCCGGGCGTTCCCGTACAAGGAGTACTCGGAGGTGTTCTTCGGCCCCGAGTACAAGGTGCTGCGCGGCGGCTCGTTCGCCGTGGACCCGGTGGCCTGCCGGGGCACGTTCCGCAACTGGGACTACCCGATCCGGCGGCAGATCTTCTCCGGCTTCCGCACCGCCCGGTCCGCGGAGGGCGTCTGA
- the egtA gene encoding ergothioneine biosynthesis glutamate--cysteine ligase EgtA — translation MSDSVTDCSDCTEPRTALSAAEVEALVRGICFKTGPPRTVGVEVEWLVHELRTPQLPVTTRRLEAAYAALRAVPLSSALTVEPGGQLELSSPPAASLMECIGTVSADLDAVRTALAGHDLGLVGLGHDPWHSPRRYLHEPRYDAMEACLDRTGPAGRAMMCTSASVQVCLDAGYEEPGPLGHGRRWWLAHQLGAVLVAAFANSPLVGREPTGWLSTRQLLWMEIGAGRAGAPALDGDPRATWARHVLDAPVMCIRRDDGAWDVPDGMTFREWTRSGVPRPPTREDLDYHLTTLFPPIRPRGHIELRMMDAQPGEDGWIVPLAVTTALFDDPEAAETAYRAVKPLAERAQGLPAPHNPLWLDAARTGLADPELHEVAVQCFTAALDALPRLGATVGVQDAVATYLERYVRRGRCPADDLLDQLRGTDPADDLLVGALEGRVGPDRRHGKDPASDPLDRSHRNNLADGPLDRPHRKNPADDPLDRPHGKDLRT, via the coding sequence ATGTCCGATTCGGTTACCGACTGTAGCGACTGTACGGAGCCCCGCACCGCTCTGTCCGCCGCCGAGGTGGAGGCCCTGGTCAGGGGCATCTGCTTCAAGACCGGACCGCCCCGCACCGTCGGGGTCGAGGTGGAATGGCTCGTCCACGAGCTGCGCACACCGCAGCTCCCCGTCACAACCCGCCGACTCGAAGCGGCCTACGCCGCCCTGCGGGCCGTGCCCCTGAGCTCGGCGCTCACCGTCGAGCCCGGCGGCCAGCTGGAGCTCAGCTCGCCGCCCGCCGCCTCCCTCATGGAGTGCATCGGCACCGTCTCCGCCGACCTCGACGCCGTCCGCACGGCGCTCGCCGGGCACGATCTCGGCCTCGTCGGCCTGGGCCACGATCCCTGGCACTCGCCCCGCCGGTATCTCCACGAACCCCGCTACGACGCCATGGAGGCGTGCCTCGACCGCACCGGTCCGGCCGGCCGCGCCATGATGTGCACCTCCGCGTCCGTGCAGGTCTGCCTGGACGCCGGCTACGAGGAGCCGGGCCCGCTGGGGCACGGGCGGCGCTGGTGGCTCGCGCACCAGCTGGGCGCGGTCCTGGTCGCCGCGTTCGCCAACTCCCCGCTGGTCGGCCGCGAACCCACCGGCTGGCTCTCCACCCGGCAGCTGCTGTGGATGGAGATCGGCGCGGGCCGCGCGGGCGCGCCCGCGCTGGACGGCGACCCCCGCGCGACCTGGGCGCGGCATGTGCTCGACGCCCCGGTGATGTGCATACGGCGAGACGACGGCGCCTGGGACGTCCCGGACGGCATGACCTTCCGGGAGTGGACCCGCTCCGGCGTGCCGAGGCCGCCGACCCGCGAGGATCTCGACTACCACCTCACCACCCTGTTCCCGCCGATCAGACCACGGGGCCACATCGAGCTGCGCATGATGGACGCCCAGCCCGGCGAGGACGGCTGGATCGTGCCGCTGGCGGTGACGACGGCGCTGTTCGACGACCCGGAGGCGGCCGAGACCGCCTACCGCGCGGTGAAGCCGCTGGCGGAGCGGGCGCAGGGGCTGCCCGCCCCGCACAACCCGCTGTGGCTGGACGCGGCACGCACCGGCCTCGCCGACCCGGAGCTGCACGAGGTGGCCGTGCAGTGCTTCACGGCCGCCCTGGACGCCCTGCCGAGGCTCGGCGCAACCGTCGGGGTCCAGGACGCCGTCGCCACGTATCTGGAGCGCTACGTCCGCCGGGGCCGCTGTCCCGCCGACGACCTGCTGGACCAGCTGCGAGGCACGGACCCCGCCGACGACCTGCTTGTCGGCGCCCTTGAGGGCCGCGTCGGTCCGGACCGGCGTCACGGCAAGGACCCCGCCTCCGATCCACTGGACCGGTCGCACCGCAACAACCTCGCCGACGGACCACTGGACCGGCCGCACCGCAAGAACCCCGCCGACGACCCGCTGGACCGGCCGCACGGGAAGGACCTCCGCACATGA
- a CDS encoding TIGR02452 family protein: protein MSARLRGIAQQTEEIVEAGLYRASDGREVSIAAATEAARAATRLYGPEPVAVPSWTPAELFVEVTGESSLEAARRLGGAPAVLNFASARNPGGGYLNGAQAQEEALCRASALYACVRETRDFYDHHRAHRDPFYTDRVIHSPAVPVFRDDRGRLLDEPYRCGFLTAAAPNAGVVRRTAPERADELPRALAVRAERVLEVAAAEGYRRLVLGAWGCGVFQNDPVQVAGAFHALLAPGGRFDTAFEHVVFGVLDRTPGGVVRGAFEKVFQVQP from the coding sequence CTGAGCGCGCGCCTGCGCGGGATCGCGCAGCAGACCGAGGAGATCGTCGAGGCGGGTCTCTACCGCGCCTCCGACGGGCGCGAGGTGTCCATCGCGGCGGCGACCGAGGCGGCCCGGGCGGCGACGCGGCTGTACGGGCCGGAGCCGGTGGCCGTGCCGTCCTGGACACCGGCGGAGCTGTTCGTCGAGGTCACCGGCGAGAGCAGCCTGGAGGCCGCGCGCCGGCTCGGCGGCGCCCCGGCCGTCCTGAACTTCGCCTCGGCCCGCAACCCGGGCGGCGGCTATCTCAACGGCGCCCAGGCCCAGGAGGAGGCCCTGTGCCGGGCCTCCGCGCTGTACGCGTGCGTGCGGGAGACCCGGGACTTCTACGACCACCACCGGGCCCACCGCGACCCCTTCTACACGGACCGGGTCATCCACTCACCGGCCGTCCCCGTCTTCCGCGACGACCGCGGCCGACTCCTGGACGAGCCGTACCGCTGCGGCTTCCTGACGGCCGCCGCGCCCAACGCCGGTGTCGTCCGCCGTACGGCGCCGGAGCGGGCCGACGAGCTGCCGCGAGCCCTCGCCGTCCGCGCCGAGCGGGTGCTGGAGGTGGCGGCGGCCGAGGGGTACCGGCGGCTGGTGCTCGGGGCATGGGGGTGCGGGGTGTTCCAGAACGACCCGGTGCAGGTGGCCGGTGCCTTCCACGCGCTGCTGGCCCCCGGAGGGCGGTTCGACACGGCGTTCGAGCACGTCGTCTTCGGGGTCCTGGACCGCACGCCCGGCGGTGTGGTGCGCGGCGCCTTCGAGAAGGTGTTCCAGGTCCAGCCGTAG